The nucleotide sequence AATTCAATCCAAGGTTTTAATACCCCAACTATTACTTGTATTGATGAGTTCATGACAATGTTATGCAGTTTTGCTGACCATTTGAGGAGGTTCCAGGACGTGTTTATTTTTCCAACAAATAATTCTTACAACAATCATTTCGGAAACCATGTTACACTACATCCAGCGTTGAGAACACATGAGGAGAAGACTAGAGCTGTTGCAGATGTAGTCAAATGCCTTGGAGAAGAAATTATTCCAGGTATACGGAATGAGGTACATATTGTTATCACTAAATTCATGTGGATCCAGTTGTTTCCTACTATTTGTGTATGCATGTTTTGCATTTTCCCAAAGTTTCTATCCGTATTTGTGGCTTCTTGGTTTCCGTTGGGGGTTGTGGCTAACTTTTTGATTGCGTTGTCTTAAAACAGCTATACCCGGTCACTTCATCCTTTGGAATACCAGCATTTTTCTCACTGGAACGTGCAGCAGCTCCTTACTTTGGGATAAAGGTGCGTGACCCCTCCTGCTCATGATGATGAACACTTCTCTTATTCAGcattatatgtttttatatgCTTTTGGCAATTTGTGATTAGTACTGTTAACTCCTAGTTGGAATTAGTATTAGTGTGGGACATTGGGCAGTCTACGATTGCTCCATTATGACGATCATAATAGGTTTCAAACATGAAAGCACCCTATGCATGCAAGGATAATATTGTATAAAACTAACCATCTCTAGACTAGTCCTGCAATGGTGGGAGGCTTGTAGACTTGAACTGCCCAACTCTTTAGTTTGGAAAACcacaaagaaaaagataatgAGTAGCTGCTTGCTGATTTGAGTAGACAGGTGCCTACTAATCCCAATGATGTAAAGACTTCTCCCCTtggtttgtttgtatttaaCCCGAAGGGCttgatttattatattgttagCTGGTGTTTGCAACTTTTATGTTTCTGATCAATATGTGTACTGtttgtctgtgtgtgtgtgtgtgtgtgttttctttGTCTTCCCTCTGGTAATTGTTCTTCTGGTAATAGGCTTATGGAGTTCACATGAATGGCTACGTTGAAAGAGCTGGCCAGAAATATCTTTGGATAGgaaaaagaagtgaagtgaAACCCACTTACCCTGGCATGCTTGATCATCTGGTTGCTGGAGGACTGGTTAGTAGTTGTACTCGAACTCCAAGAATAATTGGCACCTTATGTCTCATTTTATGTGCATATAAATCACAATATTATGTTATGGCACCTACCATAAATTGCCTTGCGACTTTTCATTTTGATGTATGCATATATCTATCTTTATTGGTCGCTAACTGTTATTCTTGAATGACTTATTTATATTTGTCTTGCCAAAGTGTTCAGTTACACAAATATTGGAACATTGCCAAAGTGTTCAGTACTTATCAAAACAAAAGTTGTGCTAGTGTTCGTTTGTCAAAAATTGCCTCTTGCTATATTAAATTTCATGCATGCTTCTTAAAAGATTTCCAGGTGATACTGAATCTGGCTTCTATTGCTTGGATGATTGCTCATCCAAATGAGCATTTGCTGTTTATTATGTCAAAACTTTTTCCTCTCTTGTTTCTCAAAGCTGACTTTTGTTCCACGTGATATCTTGGGTCATATTCCCAATGTGTTCTACAGCCTCATGGGATAGCATGTGGGAAGAATCTTGTAAAGGAATGCGAGGAAGAAGCAGGGATATCAAGTTCGATTTCCAACAAGTCAGTTTTTCTTTCCATGATACTGCTATCTGACTTCATTTCTATTATATTATGCCACGTAGATGTCAATGATATTAGCAATAACATTTTAGCTACGAAGGGGACCattatttttgaattgtttatattttagaGAAATAAATCATACATGGTCTATTATGATTGGAATGACAATCCAATTCCTATTACCTAACTACAAGATTATTTCCTTTCTACTATCACTCTTTATGAATTAGGAAGTTG is from Diospyros lotus cultivar Yz01 chromosome 2, ASM1463336v1, whole genome shotgun sequence and encodes:
- the LOC127794907 gene encoding nudix hydrolase 20, chloroplastic-like isoform X3, producing the protein MACNPGCISHKFRTSRIRAPFSHPILPKRPLNFVFHVLSRNSANISRTAAVSGSGFTWDDVFEVARSENRSSDLDGFFNKIKLCNRGSDKQTKFIPFVTEDQTVGYVHNGFADHLRRFQDVFIFPTNNSYNNHFGNHVTLHPALRTHEEKTRAVADVVKCLGEEIIPGIRNELYPVTSSFGIPAFFSLERAAAPYFGIKAYGVHMNGYVERAGQKYLWIGKRSEVKPTYPGMLDHLVAGGLPHGIACGKNLVKECEEEAGISSSISNKAIPVGAVSYVDIDGYRYKRDVLFCYDLRLPEDFIPNNKVI